In the genome of Triticum urartu cultivar G1812 chromosome 5, Tu2.1, whole genome shotgun sequence, one region contains:
- the LOC125508209 gene encoding uncharacterized protein LOC125508209: MQAGETGGARRLGRWRPLELLDLDRATTAQARGGREQLYGATHVYSPYIDDRPARKGAEENMLGCLFPGSNDQRRRVRCCFDGKHMLYSGKHMFLVLNSFALTFKINREQHQPKLHLISKKGNINQLDHLPRPSSSYFSRLG; the protein is encoded by the exons ATGCAGGCGGGAGAAACTGGGGGCGCTCGTCGGTTGGGAAGATGGCGACCACTTGAGCTTCTCGATCTGGACAGGGCCACTACAGCACAAGCAAGGGGTGGGCGCGAGCAACTCTATGGAGCCACACACGTCTACAG CCCATACATAGATGACAGGCCTGCAAGGAAAGGAGCAGAAGAAAACATG CTTGGCTGTTTGTTTCCAGGAAGTAACGATCAAAGAAGAAGAGTTAGATGCTGCTTTGATGGTAAACATATGCTTTATTCTGGGAAGCATATGTTCTTGGTGCTTAATAGCTTTGCATTAACCTTCAAG ATAAATCGAGAGCAACACCAGCCTAAACTTCATCTGATCTCGAAAAAAGGGAATATAAACCAGCTAGACCATCTACCCAGGCCATCATCTTCTTATTTTTCACGCCTTGGATAG